The Vitis vinifera cultivar Pinot Noir 40024 chromosome 18, ASM3070453v1 region taaataaataaaataaactcacAGGTGTAACTGGTATCAAATATAGAATTAATGATCAGTTTTGTTAGAGATATACCAACAACTAGGTGTCTTTTAAGAACTAGGCACTGAGCCAATGATGAGGCAAGGCATTCAACAAATTTCAAGTGTCAAACCAAGAGAGTGAATGCTAGGATAGGTGCAAATTTGCAGATTAAATAGCAGTGGGATCAAACTGCCAAAATAACATTCCATGTCATGAAAATCATGACTCCATATTATAATAGGTTTAGacaatatgtattttttgagCTCAGGGATcttgaaagagaaaataaaattatcaacagAAGTTACCTGAACCAGTTCATCAGAAGGTGATGCACATAGAGGAAGCTTGTCCCTAGGAAGAATGCGAATCTGTGCCCCACTTTCAGCTGACATTTGCTTGATGACACTGCCACCCTTTCCCAGAAGACAGCCCACTTGACTAGAAAGCACAAGTAACCTTACAACAAAAGTAGGAGACTTATTACTATCTTCATCCCCTCCATTTGTCTCTGATTCTCCTTCTGCCATTCTTTCAAAAACAAGTAAAAGAGCTTTCTGCACAGATGAAATTCCCTTTTCAACTTGTGAATCTTCCACAGGAACGGATTCTTTATCTTCATCATTCTCACCAGGTTCCTTTGTATCACTAACTTCTTCAGCTGCCTTAGTGTCCTCACCATCTTCTTTGCTCTGTTCATTGTCAGCTTCTGTGTCTTTATCAGAACCAGTGATAAGTACCACTCTCTCATCACATCCGGATACAGTTTCCTCAACCCTTACCTTTACACCAGTTTCTTGACGTATTTGTGAAATTATGGTGCCACCCTTCCCAATGACACTACCAGTTTTAGAAGCAGGGCAGAGTACACGAAAAACAACAGTACCAGGAGAGATTTTCAACGattgattttgtgaataaaaacCTCCTGACTTTTGCCATTTCCCTTTCCCATTAGAATCAGTAAGGCTCCGCTCATATGATCTCTTAGAAGGCGTCAATGAAAACGACATGTTTATTAAATATTGGAAAATCTGCACCAGTTAAATGTACACAGAATTAAGaagttaaataataatttgaattttaaagtgGAAACCATTCATGATCAAGCTATGATATAACAAACATTTCTCATAAGAACATTTTGGCGACATAAGTCAAAGATCTAAATTTTCTCTCTGTTCTAAAAAGTAGTAACAGCCATAAAATTGAAGGAATCCCCAGGATCAGAATGTTAAAACTATTGGACCATAGAAAAACTTAAATGGTTGAATGTCATTGGTAATAACCAGCATGGTTTAAATGGATTCCAAGATTTATCAAATGTATCAAATCTGATCTACCTATGGGGAAATTAACCTTACTAAATAAGATGCCAACatctttgctttctttttttatttcttttcctgtttTTGGAATGGGGTCGAGACCATATATATCAGATTATGGGCTACTAATTTCATCCATTTCATACATTTCATTATGATGTCCATCCTCCAACAAACCAAACGCAACAACAACACCCACCcaccccctctctctctccccccttctttccttctctttgaTGATCCATCAATTTGCAACCAAAAGAATAACTGCCACATACCAGTGATTCAATTTGATTCTCGCATCAAAATGACTCTTCATCAAAGTTGCAACCAATCAAAACTTCTTAGGCTTTTCCAGCCCAATCTAATTACTGTACAAATCCGTTGCATCCGAACAAATTGATAAACAAGGCCTCAAACAAAGTGTCACATCCCCTCAGGATGAATTCAGGTGAAAGAAGCTGCTCTATAAAACATTGAAATATGGCCAACCAACAAGGATAACCTAAGTCTGCATGCGCTTCATGAGGGAGGTAACAACCTCTCTACATTGCCTTATATGCATGTGATGCTGTGATATCGCTTGAACCACCCAAAAGAAAGGGGGTCGAGGACCACACACCAACTCTCAACAGGCACTCCAATAATGGGTGCAGGATTCAACCATCCATGCTATCATCATATTATGAAAATACCAAAGGATTCAAAACGTAAGGTGCACGCAAAGGCACACACCGGCATGCTTGTAATAGTATATAAATCATATAAGACTGATataacaaattttgattttaccATAAAATTGCAATCATAACTGAACCCATCAAAGACTGAAAGATGACTGCAATGACATCCGGACgataaaataaagacaattaACGATAATACACAAGCAACCTAATCTCACAATCACGTGACTTCATCAGGGTAGCAATCGTTTCCTAAATGTAATTTCGGCTATCATAACAAAAATGAGCTTTGAGAatgaaaaacaaaggaaaaagaaaatgtcgcGGCGATCAAACAAAGTCGATTGGGTGCCCAAGAAAATGGAGGGAATAAacgaaattaaatttaggaatctTGCATTTTTCACTACTTGGCGAGGCGGAAAACGAAAATATCCGATCACTCGTCTCTAACGAAATCATCTGACAAATTCAGGCGGGGTCATATTCTCTTTAcgaaagaaaaatataacatattCTCCGATTTTCCCAACGACCAAACAGAGGGTAAAGTCGCACTCCGAATAACTAGAAAGATTTGAGATACTCACAGTGTTCGAGAGTTTGAGAGAATGAAGAGATTGAGTCGATTTATTGGATTTAAATGCTACTTGTGACCTCCTCCAAAGGAAATAACTGTATTCAAAACCATGGAAGCTTCCTTACTTTCGACCCACATCCACAATCCACAACCCACAACAAAATCAAACTGCTGAAAAATGCCCCTGCGATTAGGTTTTTATAGTGATTCTATTTTCGAATGTGCAGCGGACCGGGACGGTTTACGACTCACATGGACCGGTTCCGCGGTTCACGCGAGACGGAGGGACCACGCCACGCCTCGTTTATAGAAAATGTTCCACGCAGAGTAAAATGGGAGTAAAATGGGGAAATATTTCACCTTTTCTCTTCTTACCGTATTGAAATTGttagtttccattttttttaatgaataaattttacaAGGAAACTCTATTCTGCCTAGGATGGTCATGGAGTCCGTTTTTTTGGGTACCATCATGTCCCAACCAGaaaggatttaaaatttaaataaataggttagagatgagttttgaattttttttaaatctaggACTAGTggttcaagtttttttttttttgtctcattctACCATatcgattatatataaaacttattttaaaaattaatttaatgttattaaaataaattttttaaaaaaataaaaattcaaagaaagttAAATGGAGCATGGCAGGGTAGAAAATTCGTATAGTCGTCTAGTCCTGCCTCAcctcatttaaatttttttaataaaataaaaataaaatttattttaaataaacgggGTTAAGTTGGAATGGAACGATTCTTCTCAAACTCACCCCATCATCCTAATTTTATATTGTACTcaattttaattaccaaaaaatagaaaagaaaaataagatctAAGTATAAAATACCATAGATctaccaaaataaaataaaacttattaTAAGATCTTACacccttttttaatatatgatactaaaaaacaatttttaatactataaaaaaatccattttataaatataaaagattcTAAGTGATTAGATAATATCAATATTTCAAAGCTTTtaaaggtttttctttttttttttttacaataaaaatcataaaatttggaAAGTACTTACCAACTTTCTCGAGGGTGGATCactagtgaattttttttttaatatttaatggtaaattttaaattaatataattaaaaattcaatgaaaatttagatcttataattatcattattgataataattttatatcatgttaataattaaaacatatgTCTCATATGTTCTtttagttttccttttatatCTAATAGTTAATTTTTCGTTCATATGATTGAGGATTCAATAACCCATTAACCCTAACTTCCCGGTCATTCTTTCTCTCCCCTTCTTATTTCTTCTTTCCCTTCCTTTCTCATTTtcatcttctattttttatttttttttagtggtGGAGCTAGGAATGTGCTTCAAGAGGGGCACAAatagaataattattttaaggGAATGAACAATGACATATACTATagtagaaaacaatttttcccTTTAAACATAAGGTTAAGAGTTCAAAACCCCtattgcaatttttttaaatgagggGGATGTGCCCTTTCTGGTCCTTAGCTAGATCCATCAGTGATAGTCATTGCGTGTTTTTTTTTAGGGGTGACATGTGCTCCTCCTGGTTCTTAGTTGGCTCTGCCAATGATAGTTATGGCGTGTTTTTGTCCTTTTAAGGGAGGGCATGTGCCTCTCTTGATTCTTAGTTGGCTTCGTCATTGATAGTCATTGTGTGCAAGTGGTGGGCACCATGACTAGCAGCATGATGACGctcctttcttcattttttttcattggtaACAATATAACACCATAAgtgtttttttctctatttaatcaaattaaaaacaaagtaaaaaaaactacataaaaatataaaatattttgtacaaaaactataaatttttattgtatctttcaaatttactttaaaatttttaaattacagatagtaaacattttttttttgtatctaactttttttaaaacaacttttaaaattatgatttcttaATTGTAGATctctaataattatttatattttatataaaaagtttctaaaattttcttattttcaaaatataacacatgaataattatttaattttcaagtaaAGAGATTCGAAGTCTTTTACCTACCTGAAATAAAACTCACGATTTCATACAATTAATGCAATCATATCCTTTTTACACAACCACAATTTCCTAGTGATAATgcattgatatattttttactcATGGTGGTCATTTACTATCATCTTCAAATTTCATCTATCATCTACAATATCatgctaaataaaaaatctattaagTTAATTTCACTCTCCttcctttgtattttgattaaatacacTTAATcttattagtttgaaattttgtcaaatatttgctttattttgagttatagagGAGGccagtaaaaataaaaaataaaaatatataaggaagatatttaatgaaatttcaaattaatagagTTATGTGTATTTAACTAAAATATTAGAAGAGGTGAATAAAAGTAATCCAAATTTCATTTAACAACATCTATCTTTATTCAGTTGTTCATATAATGTCcttaaaaatatgacatgatgtaataataaataaaacttattaatatttatattatgatttcgATTCTCCTTTATCTACCTCATTTATGCATTATATATGTTGACCATTCAAGTTTAACATTTATTGCATTGTACATAATTTAAGTGCATAAAGAGtaatacaaaatatttaaatcaaGAGTTCCTTACaagtaaataattaattcataaCTGGTTTATGGATTTAAGTAATTCATTTGAATTTACAATGCTTTGTCTTCTAATTATAAGAATGATTAGTCTCAGCTTTCGAGATAAGTTTCCTATGATGAGTACAATAATGTATATGGTTGCACATTTTATAAGATCTACAATAAATCATAATATTGATTTTAGGATAGTCGTGATTTACCAAACTATTATATTGCATAAACTCTCAACCGTGATAGGATATCAAACTTTTGTTGAATTCATTAAAAAACTTTGACTCATAGATGAGATCCTAAGGTAGTCATGTATCCCCTATGAATTAAGTCTATTGATGAGGTTGTGACAATGAGTAATTTCAATGGAGGCACTATGATATTATCTCATGGGATTAAAACTGTTTTTTCCTCAAGTGATCCTAGGAACACATGTTCATGGAATATGTAgctatagtaatttttttaatagaattcaaCTTATGTTTTTGTGAATTAtaatatgttagttgatcacattaGAGAATAATATATAATTCAATGATTGGAGATGTTATATTGAGAGGTTGAGAACATATATCCCATTAGATTATAAACATTAGTTCATGAGAAGGTTGTATGTAGTGGATATTAGGTTACAAATTCAAGTTGTGTTTTGTTGTAATCTCATAGGATATCGTAGtgcaatttattttatattgtgagAAGTTAagtcaactttaaaattagattttaagaGAGTcagtattttcctatgggtcacAATGGTCCCTGTTTAAACTTCCAATTCATGGTGACACAAGTTTAAGGGTATTTTTGATGTTTTAATTCATATGTGTCCATAAGGGCAtgttgataaaaataaaaaagttgcaCTAGGCTTATATGAAAGGTCTCTCTAAATTGGGTTAATTCATTAGTTGAAGTGTAAtgagactaattaattaattcaaaccCAAGTGGGTTAGTTTAAGTGACTCAAATCTAAtttaggcttaagtcacttaagttcATAAGAAAGTTTATATAAACCCTCTTTAAGGgtttaaagttttaattttatgttatttactTTGAAATTCCAAAAAGAAACTTTAACCTTCCTTTCTAAAGAAACAACTACCTTTTTTAGTGCCTATATCTAGGAGAAATAGTGATCAGGCAAAAAGTTACTTAATTGGTGAGACCTACTATTTATTCTACACAACTTCAACAAATTGTAATTGATCTAAAAACATCCATATCACAAGTATGATATTCATTATCTCTAAacttatggtttttattttcatatattctcACTACAATTAAATCTAGAGAGTCATAGGACTAGAAATATGTATCCTAAGCAATTTAGGATTGGAAATTGAGATATCAAAGGATTCCATCAACATCATCTATGACATTGTCTcatataaaatttcatttacCATTATCACTCATCAACATCGggtttatttcctattttatttttaaaatttttgcattttcttaaaagaaatttcatttaCTGAATGAATTAAATTGAcgttaagttattaaattataacTTATCACCTTACtttacttttaagtattaagatagttttctaaatttaaatttaaatctattaaatgtataatcaaataactaatatctactttaattaatttaagtaataaatttatacttTGATTCACGATTTTAACCCACCTTTATAAGCTTCTTAATATTCACACACACCTAACTACAACTCACTATCTCAAAGGCCAACAATGACTTTTCTCAAGATTGCCACTAGTTTAGGATGAAAACGATGTGAATGCTTTTCAACTTCATGAGCTTCAATAGGAGTTTCGAGTTGATGTGGTAGGTGACTATTACAAAGGCAAGTTGGTTGAATGAACGATTGCGTGATCAGCTCCTGGGTTCAATCCGCGTGAGTCTGTAACCTAGATTATCACTTGGTCAACTACTTGGGCAACAAGCCTCCAAGAGTCAACCCTTTAGGTTCCATGCAACATTACTTGAATGAATTAGCCAttccaatattttgaaaaccttATTAATGAAATATGAGTTTCCCGAGTTTTTATTTtgaccaaaaaattattttcatgacTTTTATCTcatttgatttataatttttttaatatttaataatatttaattttttttatatatgtatttttagaCTATATTTCGTTGGtataaaatgttaaattaatttttaaatgttttatattatattttggttATAAAATATAAGCCTGGTttgattttaacaatttttataaataaattaaatttaaaatttaaattcactCAAATCCAACCAATCATTTAAATCAAAGGAAACTTCTTTAAGATTAGTTTGATATTactaaaaatcaattcaatcttaattcaaacataaattaatgatATGGGTTTaactaatttttctttaaaaaaaaaatccaaaataattttgcATCAAAATTATGAAGTCAACTGTCAAAGAGTGTGAATTCCATTATACATTTCAGTAAGTAAGGTATTACTTTCTAAGGGAGAGGAAAAGAGGACTTTAGAAAAATTTCTTCGTTTCTTCcttactttattttaattttttattaaaataatataaagaattaTTAGCCGTTCTTTTGGTAGGTATCACCACGCATAAGGAATTGAAAATTGCAAGGTTCCAAAATCAGACGTCAACTCGTGGAAAGAAAGCAAGGGAGATGAAGACTTTAATGCAAAATTTCTTTGGGCCAAAGCAACAGCCAAGCCCAATACCAATCTCTATCACCGTCATTAATTGGCGGTAGCTTAAACCGCAAGTTACTTTAGGGTCTGGTATCCTCAATGACCAAAATAGACACGCAAGTAGAatggatttttcattttttccagtttctattttctatattaataGGTTGCAATGGGTCTTTTTCAAGCGAATGGCACTTGCGTAATTTCGTTTGTAAATAATTTGGCAGGCGGTATTGCTGTGAATGGATCTTAAACACTGACAGCTATAAGAGGAACGTTGGGTTTCTTGATTTTTGTACCATCGGCTCTCGTCCGTTCTTGTTGTCGGGTCTATCCTTAGACAATTTTCACGTCAATGCAGTGATTGCTTCGATGGGGGTTTTCTGATATTGTGCACGAGATCGGAGGAGCCATGGCTTCGATTTTGCCATCTGAAATCAGTAGACCGAAGATCAATGTTCCCAGAATCGGTGCTGTGGTCCCTCCAAATCCTAGAATCCGATGCAAGGATTATGTTCAGGATTGTTGTTCCTCTCATCTGGAGGTTCAGAACCAGGCCAACTTCGAACGCAGCGGTGTTCCATCAAGATTCATGTTCTATAGAGATGGTTCCTGGGTTGATTTCCCAAGCCAGGTGTTGGAGAATGTGAGACCGGGTTTCTTGGAGCGCAAGACTACGATGGATGTTTCGATCGATGGCTCAGAGTATCGTTTCGATTTTCTGAGAATGTTGCAGATCGATATCTTGACGGGTAAGGGAAGATCGATTGCTTGGATTGATGCGAATGGGAAGTGTTTCTTTCCGAAATTATTCGTTAGCGAAGAGGCTGCCGATGGATCGGAAAATCTGAATACGAAGAGTAAAATAAGATTCGGTGAATACTTTGGAAAGAGGAAGAGGGAGAGATTGGAATCTCAGGAAGAAAGCGAGGGAAATTCGTCAACTAATCGAGAAGCTGTGTCGAGACGGTGGAATTCAAATGATCAAGAAGCTGTATCAAAACGACAGCGTATTCAAACAACATGTGATTCAGAGACATGTAAGTGGCCGAACgtgaaattgatgaaaaaaggAGGCAGACCGTATGCAATGGCCGAGAAGTTCTTTTTGTCTCGGTTAAAAGACACTGATCCAGCTGTGAGAGTAACCGCAATTCATCAGTGTACGTGGAAGGGTCCTCTGGAAAAAGCACGGTGGGATGTTTTTCATAAGCAGATGGAGAGGACAAAGGCTGCCCAAGGGATCTGCAATACCACATTTGCTTGGCATGGGACGTCGGCCAAAACCGTAGCCAGCATTTTAACATATGGCTTTGGGGTGCGGAGCCAGATTGATGGATCTGAACCACATGGGTTTGGTATATACCTGTCTTCTGTGCGTTTACCGCATATAAGGTGGCTATATATTTcatttggatttgatttttaatttggtGACAATGGTTTTGGGTTttatgaatttgatttgatGGTTGATTTGTATTTTAGTGCTATGATGTCCGAGGCAGATGATAATGAAGAAAAGCATGTATTACTGTGCCGAGTAATATTAGGTAATGTTGAAATGGTTGAGGATGGACCGCTTCCTTCTAGTGTGAATTTTGACACTGGTGTGGATAATATTGAGAATCCTACTTGGTATGTGGTAAAGTGGGCCAATATGAACACTCACATTCTTCCCCAGTGTGTTGTGAGCTACAAGTCTTCCCATAATGCATCAGGTGGATATGGTTCTATTTGATTGTTTCTACTTTGAAAATATCTGTATTACTTTTTGGAAACTAATATTTCCAGTTGTTATCTGTTAGGACAAATGAGACCGTTAGCATTTCTGAAGTGGGTTCCATATTCGTCAAATGCATTTGTTGTGAAATTGTTTTCCAAGTTGGAGATTTTGCTTCCTTCTGAAAAAGTTCAGGAATTGGAGTCTTGGTGCAAAACATACAAGGTAAATATCATTACAATGTAGaagaattttttcaaattaatagtgGCTCACAAGGATTGCATTTCATGCGGTTTATTACAGGATGGCAAGCTGCCCAAAGGTACTTTCTTGAAACAGTTACGAACCATTGTGGGGGATGAAGTGCTGCTTTCTACAATTAATGAGATTCGTGGTtctgaatgatttttttttttttcaagtttttgttTCACTTGGAGGCATTTAGAACAATTATTGTCATGTCAATCCATTTGATACAACCGAGTGTAAATTTAACATACAACTAGAATTAGAGTAAATGGAATGACCATATGAAACAAAATGACTTGTCTCCAGTTTTCTTTCTCCACCATTTATGTGGCAGCTATGCTTCAGTTCAATTGTGAAGTGTTCAGTATTTTTTTAGCAACTCTGCCTTGTATATTGGCTTTATGTTTTTGGTGTTCCTGTATCTCTTGAAATCCAGTGAAGAAAAACATAAGCTATAGAATTGAAGTTGGGTTATTAAGGTCGCCTCTTTTCACAATAATGAAGTTAGATTAGTAGAGCTTCTTATCCATTTGTACATATGTGGGACATTACCCATTTCTGGACATTACACATGAGGTTAGATTTTAGTGGCATTCTCTTCATAATCCAGAAAAAAATTTGCTGGCCAAAGGACCATGGAGATGTATCGgctttatgttttttgttttttagcaGCTATTTCTTTGAACACTCCTAAAcagaaaaaaatttggaaaccCATTTCTGTTGAACCTGCAGCAAAAGCTTCTCTTTCAATTTATGACAACCATCCTCTTTTCTCTGTCATTTTTGGCAAGCACCAGTGCAAGCAACATCTCCATCCTGGTTATCATTAAGTTATTGGTGACTGTGAAACTGGCCCTCAGTAAATATAACAGGGACATCAAACCACCAgcggctgctgctgctgctgcacCATACACTGTCCATTGGTTAACATGAGCCGTTTTCCAATCCTGTTTCATCTCAATTATACAACACTTTGCAGCCCAGTGGTGCCATTAGCTGTCCCCAGTTGTCACTGCTTGATTATATCATCCAAGATATTATATCTAACAGCATCGCCCTCCATCTTTATCTATTGTCATACTACAATCTTATTTATTGTTGCACTACAATCTGCTCACATTTCTGCTTATTTGCCAAGGTATGTTATTGCACTTCTAATTTGCTTTTCTATGCTATCCTTCAGTTAGTCTTTATTTGGGGAGGAATATTGTGCTGTTTTTTTAGGGTAATTTGGTTCTTGATGATTTCCCATTTCTTGTTGGAGTCCCAACCATAATACTAGTCACATACCATTTTCTTTGGAGGTTgtttaggaaacaaaaaaatggagatatattttgaaaatttggtggaAAAGTTTCTGCTAAATATTGAGATATGCTTTGAGATATCTAACTTTTTGACACTTTGTTTTCTGTTTAGGCTGTGTTCTAGTTCATACTCTGGCTGATTAGCAGGAGTAACTTTTTGTTTTGGATCCAGGTGCTTTGGTTGTTCTCTTTGGAGGATCAACTGTTTTGTAGATCATCATAATTACCATGAAGATTGGGCCAAACCTTTGACATTGGTAATTCTAGAGCAACTTAAATGCTGTTTGATTTCATTTGATCATATTCATGCTTTCTTGAATCTGATCGTGTTTCCAAATTTGATAAGAGTAGTATTTTTTGAAACCATGTCTTGTGTTTTGGATAGATTTTGGACATTTTGGTGCCATATTTTTATCGAGTTGGAATAAAAAGTGGTGTCTTTTCTATTGTTGTtttgttgtgtgtgtgtgtttttaatCTAATGGGTATGATGAAACAGAAGGTTCATGAAGGACtcattttgaaaaggaaaaaatgatggTATGTGCTAAAGCTTTATCTCCTAGACCACCATCATCTTTCCTTATGCTAGGGCCACCCCAATCTTGAAGTACAGAAATGGAAATAGAATCAACTAGATCAAGAAAATAGTCGTGCTTTCTATTAATTACTTCAACAAAACCAAATTTGAACATACATCAAGTAACACCTGAAGGAAGTCCCTTTAGGCATTCCAACAACCACAATGGTGA contains the following coding sequences:
- the LOC100245401 gene encoding probable inactive poly [ADP-ribose] polymerase SRO1 isoform X2 yields the protein MASILPSEISRPKINVPRIGAVVPPNPRIRCKDYVQDCCSSHLEVQNQANFERSGVPSRFMFYRDGSWVDFPSQVLENVRPGFLERKTTMDVSIDGSEYRFDFLRMLQIDILTGKGRSIAWIDANGKCFFPKLFVSEEAADGSENLNTKSKIRFGEYFGKRKRERLESQEESEGNSSTNREAVSRRWNSNDQEAVSKRQRIQTTCDSETCKWPNVKLMKKGGRPYAMAEKFFLSRLKDTDPAVRVTAIHQCTWKGPLEKARWDVFHKQMERTKAAQGICNTTFAWHGTSAKTVASILTYGFGVRSQIDGSEPHGFGIYLSSVRLPHISAMMSEADDNEEKHVLLCRVILGNVEMVEDGPLPSSVNFDTGVDNIENPTWYVVKWANMNTHILPQCVVSYKSSHNASGQMRPLAFLKWVPYSSNAFVVKLFSKLEILLPSEKVQELESWCKTYKDGKLPKGALVVLFGGSTVL
- the LOC100245401 gene encoding inactive poly [ADP-ribose] polymerase RCD1 isoform X1, coding for MASILPSEISRPKINVPRIGAVVPPNPRIRCKDYVQDCCSSHLEVQNQANFERSGVPSRFMFYRDGSWVDFPSQVLENVRPGFLERKTTMDVSIDGSEYRFDFLRMLQIDILTGKGRSIAWIDANGKCFFPKLFVSEEAADGSENLNTKSKIRFGEYFGKRKRERLESQEESEGNSSTNREAVSRRWNSNDQEAVSKRQRIQTTCDSETCKWPNVKLMKKGGRPYAMAEKFFLSRLKDTDPAVRVTAIHQCTWKGPLEKARWDVFHKQMERTKAAQGICNTTFAWHGTSAKTVASILTYGFGVRSQIDGSEPHGFGIYLSSVRLPHISAMMSEADDNEEKHVLLCRVILGNVEMVEDGPLPSSVNFDTGVDNIENPTWYVVKWANMNTHILPQCVVSYKSSHNASGQMRPLAFLKWVPYSSNAFVVKLFSKLEILLPSEKVQELESWCKTYKDGKLPKGTFLKQLRTIVGDEVLLSTINEIRGSE